One genomic region from Jiangella sp. DSM 45060 encodes:
- a CDS encoding twin-arginine translocation signal domain-containing protein, giving the protein MSNLSRRGFLQMSGAAVGGTVVGGPALAAPAAHAAGTPSAPVASPALTPAASRPGVEPDAATAATWWPPQRQVWTPIGWKGHLFRFNVFYNGMLMCEPGPAWMTKDNVAGYQGRGMQLQFLPPDFHGNIASPPTHRRYLWQDDLGIGEQRWNADSAAPLLETYWRLPQGVVVRQSVFGHLGGGGDYQQESDPLYAWVRLDVVHVDEVRAPQTLPFVVRMARRHLQFRDGYADENGVTLEYEPDNAAMPGRMRVAPGFGVGPNRSVQVEHLDGTVRMGTVPLPADRSSSPRPPRRGCTT; this is encoded by the coding sequence ATGTCGAACCTGTCCCGTCGGGGATTCCTGCAGATGAGCGGTGCTGCCGTCGGCGGCACGGTGGTCGGCGGTCCGGCGCTCGCCGCGCCCGCCGCCCACGCCGCCGGCACGCCGTCCGCCCCGGTCGCCTCGCCTGCCCTGACGCCGGCGGCGAGCCGGCCGGGAGTGGAGCCCGACGCCGCCACGGCCGCGACCTGGTGGCCGCCGCAGCGTCAGGTCTGGACGCCGATCGGCTGGAAGGGGCACCTGTTCCGGTTCAACGTGTTCTACAACGGCATGCTCATGTGCGAGCCGGGACCGGCCTGGATGACCAAGGACAACGTCGCGGGCTACCAGGGGCGGGGCATGCAGCTGCAGTTCCTGCCGCCGGACTTCCACGGCAACATCGCGAGCCCGCCCACCCATCGCCGGTACCTGTGGCAGGACGACCTCGGCATCGGCGAGCAGCGATGGAACGCCGACTCGGCCGCGCCGTTGCTGGAGACGTACTGGCGGCTGCCGCAGGGCGTCGTCGTCCGGCAGTCGGTCTTCGGCCACCTCGGTGGCGGCGGCGACTACCAGCAGGAGAGCGACCCGCTGTACGCCTGGGTCCGCCTCGACGTGGTGCACGTCGACGAGGTCCGGGCACCTCAGACGCTGCCGTTCGTGGTGCGGATGGCGCGGCGGCACCTGCAGTTCCGGGACGGCTACGCCGACGAGAACGGCGTGACCCTCGAGTACGAGCCGGACAACGCCGCGATGCCGGGGCGGATGCGCGTCGCTCCCGGGTTCGGCGTCGGGCCGAACCGGTCGGTGCAGGTCGAGCACCTGGACGGCACGGTCCGGATGGGCACCGTCCCGCTGCCGGCCGACCGGTCGTCTTCACCGAGACCGCCACGCCGCGGGTGTACGACCTGA
- a CDS encoding family 43 glycosylhydrolase gives MSRRLRRTALTCVAVLASMTAGLAPAAAVPPEVPKHLIAQDFPDPDLVRVGSTWYAYATNNFAHVPVASAPTIDGPWSVRGDAMPGGPSPSWATAGRTWAPDVHLNGDGTLTMTYTAWHTASGRQCIGVATATNALGPFTPATSPLICPTSSGGAIDANTFVAADGTRYLLWKNDGNAIGQSSTLWLVRTTNNGTALVGGSTALVSVPAGQVIEAPDLVQRGGVFVLFYSRGDYGGCGYYTSYATATALGGPWTHAGQALMTQGNTGICGPGGADVVTAADGLTGGDKVVFHGWVGGARHLYSVDLSWVGNVPVQGGRRAVSLDGDGRAELAVVQASGEIRAWHNDLGFATTPYGDSAIIGTGVTDPARVRFADLDDDGRAEQIHLQPNGDIQAWHNDLGFGTMPYGDSVIIATGFTDPARVRFADLDDDGRAELINVQANGEVQAWHNDGAFSAMPYGASRIVATGFTPSRTAFADIDGDGRDEIIAVQANGEVQAWHNDAGFATMPYGASVIIADGFTDPARLRFADLDGDGRAEIAAIQADGQIRAWHNDAGFVTRPYGDSLIVGAGFTDPGRAIFI, from the coding sequence ATGTCCCGTCGGCTGCGTCGAACCGCCCTCACCTGTGTCGCCGTTCTCGCCTCGATGACGGCCGGGCTGGCCCCGGCCGCCGCCGTTCCACCGGAGGTGCCCAAGCACCTCATCGCGCAGGACTTCCCGGATCCGGACCTCGTGCGGGTCGGGAGCACCTGGTACGCGTACGCGACCAACAACTTCGCCCACGTGCCGGTGGCGAGCGCGCCGACGATCGACGGGCCGTGGTCGGTCCGCGGCGACGCGATGCCCGGCGGCCCGTCGCCGAGCTGGGCGACGGCCGGCCGGACCTGGGCGCCGGACGTCCATCTCAACGGCGACGGCACCCTCACCATGACCTACACCGCCTGGCACACGGCGTCGGGGCGCCAGTGCATCGGCGTGGCCACCGCGACGAACGCCCTCGGACCGTTCACGCCGGCCACGTCGCCGCTGATCTGCCCGACGAGCAGCGGCGGGGCCATCGACGCGAACACCTTCGTCGCCGCCGACGGCACCCGGTACCTGCTGTGGAAGAACGACGGCAACGCGATCGGGCAGTCGAGCACGCTGTGGCTGGTCCGGACGACGAACAACGGCACGGCGCTCGTCGGCGGCTCGACGGCCCTCGTCTCGGTGCCGGCAGGGCAGGTGATCGAGGCCCCTGACCTGGTGCAGCGGGGCGGCGTGTTCGTGCTGTTCTATTCGCGCGGGGACTACGGCGGGTGCGGCTACTACACCTCCTACGCGACCGCCACCGCTCTCGGCGGCCCGTGGACGCACGCCGGACAAGCACTGATGACGCAGGGGAACACCGGCATCTGCGGCCCGGGCGGCGCCGACGTCGTCACCGCGGCCGACGGCCTCACCGGCGGCGACAAGGTGGTGTTCCACGGCTGGGTGGGCGGCGCGCGGCACCTGTACTCCGTCGACCTGTCCTGGGTGGGCAACGTGCCGGTGCAGGGCGGCCGGCGTGCGGTGTCGCTGGACGGCGACGGCCGCGCCGAGCTCGCGGTCGTCCAGGCGAGCGGCGAGATCAGGGCGTGGCACAACGACCTCGGCTTCGCCACGACGCCGTACGGCGACTCGGCGATCATCGGCACCGGAGTCACCGATCCCGCGCGGGTCCGGTTCGCCGACCTCGACGACGACGGCCGGGCCGAGCAGATCCACCTCCAGCCCAACGGCGACATCCAGGCGTGGCACAACGACCTCGGCTTCGGCACCATGCCCTACGGCGACTCCGTGATCATCGCGACCGGGTTCACCGACCCGGCGCGGGTCCGGTTCGCCGACCTCGACGACGACGGCCGGGCCGAGCTGATCAACGTCCAGGCCAACGGCGAGGTGCAGGCCTGGCACAACGACGGCGCCTTCTCGGCCATGCCCTACGGCGCCTCGCGCATCGTCGCCACCGGGTTCACGCCCTCGCGGACCGCCTTCGCCGACATCGACGGCGACGGACGCGACGAGATCATCGCCGTCCAGGCGAACGGCGAGGTGCAGGCGTGGCACAACGACGCCGGGTTCGCCACCATGCCGTACGGAGCGTCGGTGATCATCGCCGACGGCTTCACCGATCCGGCCAGGCTCCGCTTCGCCGACCTCGACGGGGACGGCCGGGCCGAGATCGCCGCGATCCAGGCCGACGGCCAGATCCGGGCCTGGCACAACGACGCGGGCTTCGTCACCCGACCGTACGGCGACTCGCTCATCGTCGGCGCTGGGTTCACCGACCCGGGCCGGGCGATCTTCATCTGA
- a CDS encoding carbohydrate kinase family protein, producing MTPVIAVVGDIAVDYTIVTDHARAQDEKVPVASSTWELGGTAANVAAQIAKLGGRAALVGDVGTDPWGGWLLDRLGGLGVDTTAVRQLPGRSTVVTIVHDAARRTLYVDRGVTGQAPVPVDAAAGADLVYVNYAPEAVPALVEAGLAERTMLGLEHWMLDTPGLAACLPRLRAVVTNEAGLAELRRRRLRLGVDVVVTLGERGATLMRDDEIVHHEPAVPVTAVDPTGAGDAFAGALCQAVLGGRSLREAMASAVVAGALATQALGAQAAQPDAAQLAAHLR from the coding sequence ATGACTCCGGTGATCGCCGTCGTCGGCGACATCGCCGTCGACTACACCATCGTCACCGACCACGCCCGGGCCCAGGACGAGAAGGTCCCGGTGGCGTCGTCAACGTGGGAGCTGGGCGGGACGGCGGCGAACGTCGCGGCCCAGATCGCCAAGCTCGGCGGCCGGGCCGCGCTCGTCGGCGACGTCGGCACCGACCCGTGGGGCGGCTGGCTGCTGGACCGGCTGGGCGGGCTCGGGGTCGACACCACCGCCGTGCGGCAGCTCCCCGGCAGATCCACCGTCGTGACCATCGTGCACGACGCGGCCCGCCGCACGCTCTACGTCGACCGCGGCGTCACCGGCCAGGCGCCGGTCCCGGTCGATGCGGCGGCCGGCGCCGATCTGGTGTACGTCAACTACGCGCCGGAGGCGGTGCCCGCGCTCGTCGAGGCCGGCCTGGCCGAGCGGACGATGCTGGGCCTGGAGCACTGGATGCTCGACACCCCGGGGCTGGCCGCCTGCCTGCCCCGGCTGCGCGCCGTCGTCACCAACGAGGCCGGGCTGGCCGAGCTGCGCCGGCGGCGGCTCCGACTCGGGGTGGACGTCGTCGTGACCCTGGGCGAGCGCGGCGCCACGCTGATGCGCGACGACGAGATCGTCCATCACGAGCCCGCGGTGCCGGTGACCGCCGTCGACCCGACCGGTGCCGGCGACGCCTTCGCCGGCGCGCTCTGCCAGGCCGTCCTCGGCGGCCGGAGCCTGCGCGAGGCCATGGCGTCCGCCGTCGTCGCCGGCGCGCTGGCCACCCAGGCGCTGGGCGCCCAGGCCGCCCAGCCCGACGCCGCCCAGCTGGCGGCCCACCTGCGCTAG
- a CDS encoding agmatinase family protein yields MEELRVIQAGVATFFGRPMATVDDLGDAKAAITGIPWDEGNAGRNGANMGPRAFRDASSWFFGYDAQRGFDLWEELPTVDVGDVPVMPPNAARTMDLIEDHVYRVRSQGVLPVSVGGNHALAIGAARGAARTVKKMGYLSIDAHLDTAYGWGGETLTSGCPTMRAAEIENVDPANVVVFGVHGWLNPRDQVEAAAEQGIRWYGMEEILELGVERAIDQAIERALDGVDGLYVSFDLDSVDASAFPGTGTPEPGGFTSRETLTIARALGRAKPIAMDLVEIAPIYDLSGISVRLACATAMELLSGAAGR; encoded by the coding sequence ATGGAAGAGCTCCGGGTCATCCAGGCCGGCGTCGCCACGTTCTTCGGCCGCCCGATGGCGACCGTCGACGACCTGGGTGACGCCAAGGCCGCGATCACCGGGATCCCGTGGGACGAGGGCAACGCGGGCCGCAACGGCGCCAACATGGGGCCGCGGGCGTTTCGCGACGCGTCCAGCTGGTTCTTCGGCTACGACGCGCAGCGCGGGTTCGACCTCTGGGAGGAGCTGCCCACGGTCGACGTCGGCGACGTGCCGGTGATGCCGCCGAACGCGGCCCGCACCATGGACCTCATCGAGGACCACGTGTACCGCGTCCGGTCCCAGGGCGTGCTGCCGGTCTCCGTCGGCGGGAACCACGCGCTGGCCATCGGCGCCGCCCGGGGCGCGGCCCGCACGGTGAAGAAGATGGGCTACCTCAGCATCGACGCGCACCTGGACACCGCCTACGGCTGGGGCGGCGAGACACTGACCAGCGGGTGTCCGACCATGCGAGCCGCGGAGATCGAGAACGTCGACCCCGCCAACGTCGTCGTCTTCGGTGTGCACGGCTGGCTGAACCCGCGCGACCAGGTCGAGGCGGCGGCAGAGCAGGGCATCCGCTGGTACGGCATGGAGGAGATCCTGGAGCTCGGGGTCGAGCGGGCCATCGACCAGGCCATCGAGCGTGCGCTGGACGGCGTCGACGGGCTGTACGTGAGCTTCGACCTCGACTCGGTGGACGCGTCGGCCTTCCCCGGCACCGGCACCCCGGAGCCGGGCGGCTTCACGTCCCGCGAGACCCTCACCATCGCCCGGGCGCTGGGCCGGGCGAAACCGATCGCGATGGACCTCGTCGAGATCGCCCCGATCTACGACCTGTCCGGCATCAGCGTCCGGCTGGCCTGCGCGACGGCGATGGAGCTGCTCTCGGGAGCGGCGGGCCGATGA
- a CDS encoding TetR/AcrR family transcriptional regulator, producing MTDGDEHPADGRRARGAKRRAEIIAATLAVVTRDGAAGVTHRTVAKQAGIPTSLSTYYFATLDDLLVAALSSVADAYTVRIRQIIDGPGDKLRGLAELIAESGGPGRERALAERELSTLAARRPALAPVARQWREDVAELAATLTGDPRAIAALVAASDGLCTAILIDNAPGDAGHVHRVLAQALGTRPATTVR from the coding sequence ATGACGGACGGCGACGAGCACCCCGCCGACGGCCGGCGGGCCCGCGGCGCCAAGCGCCGGGCCGAGATCATCGCCGCCACCCTGGCCGTGGTCACCCGCGACGGTGCGGCCGGCGTCACCCACCGCACCGTCGCCAAGCAGGCAGGCATCCCCACCAGCCTGAGCACCTACTACTTCGCCACCCTCGACGACCTCCTCGTCGCCGCCCTGTCCAGCGTCGCCGACGCCTACACCGTCCGCATCCGGCAGATCATCGACGGCCCCGGCGACAAGCTGCGCGGCCTCGCCGAGCTGATCGCCGAGTCCGGCGGGCCGGGACGCGAACGCGCCCTGGCCGAACGCGAGCTGTCCACCCTCGCCGCGCGCCGGCCCGCGTTGGCGCCGGTCGCCCGGCAGTGGCGCGAGGACGTCGCCGAACTCGCCGCCACCCTCACCGGCGACCCGCGGGCGATCGCCGCCCTCGTCGCCGCCTCCGACGGCCTGTGCACCGCCATCCTGATCGACAACGCCCCCGGCGACGCCGGCCACGTTCACCGGGTGCTCGCCCAGGCCCTCGGCACCCGCCCCGCCACGACCGTCAGATGA
- a CDS encoding MFS transporter: MTEVATRRAGAREWAGLGLLALPTVLLGLDLTVLYLALPSMAADLDPSAAQALWIMDAYGFLVAGLLITMGTLGDRIGRRRLLLIGMKAFAVVSVVAAFAPSAELLIVARALLGIAGATLMPSTLSLISNMFTDVRQRAVAIGVWATMFALGMAAGPVLGGALVDRFWWGAAFLVAVPVAAVVLVAAKALLPEFADARAGRLDLVSVALSLAAILPGVYAVKHAATHGVDTSTAFLLAAGAVAGVTFVRRQRRLVSPLLDVTLFADRAFSAALTVLLIGLVGVGGTMYLVTQYLQLVEGMSPFTAGLWMGPPALAMFAAAVGAPLVARRVRPGVVMGVTLALSVIGYALLATAGTDDAAAVVAGFAFVYLGLGAIAALGTDMVVGAAPAARSGSAAALSETVQELGIALGVTLLGSLATVVYTTRVAAPTGVAPEDGALVTDSLAGALSVADRVPAEVVRDAQDAFTTGVNLASAVAGAAIVAASVLCFVALRRARPLGQ; encoded by the coding sequence GTGACCGAGGTCGCCACCCGACGAGCCGGTGCGCGCGAGTGGGCGGGCCTGGGGCTGCTGGCGCTGCCGACGGTGCTGCTGGGCCTGGACCTCACGGTCCTGTACCTGGCGTTGCCGAGCATGGCCGCCGATCTCGATCCGTCGGCGGCGCAGGCGTTGTGGATCATGGACGCGTACGGCTTCCTCGTCGCCGGGCTTCTCATCACCATGGGCACGCTGGGCGACCGGATCGGCCGGCGCCGCCTGCTGCTGATCGGCATGAAAGCGTTCGCGGTCGTGTCGGTGGTGGCGGCGTTCGCCCCCAGCGCCGAGCTGCTCATCGTGGCGCGCGCTCTGCTGGGGATCGCGGGAGCGACGCTGATGCCGTCGACCCTGTCGCTGATCTCGAACATGTTCACCGACGTGCGGCAACGCGCGGTGGCGATCGGGGTGTGGGCGACGATGTTCGCGCTCGGCATGGCGGCCGGGCCGGTGCTCGGCGGGGCGCTGGTCGACCGGTTCTGGTGGGGCGCGGCGTTCCTGGTCGCGGTCCCCGTCGCCGCCGTGGTCCTGGTCGCGGCGAAGGCGCTGCTGCCGGAGTTCGCCGACGCGCGGGCCGGGCGGCTGGACCTCGTCAGCGTCGCCCTGTCCCTGGCGGCGATCCTGCCCGGCGTCTACGCCGTCAAGCACGCCGCCACCCATGGGGTGGACACGAGCACGGCGTTCCTCCTCGCGGCCGGGGCCGTGGCCGGCGTGACGTTCGTGCGCCGGCAGCGGCGGCTGGTCTCCCCGCTGCTGGACGTCACGCTGTTCGCCGATCGGGCCTTCTCCGCGGCGCTGACGGTGTTGCTGATCGGGCTCGTCGGTGTCGGCGGCACGATGTACCTGGTCACCCAGTACCTCCAGCTCGTCGAGGGCATGTCCCCGTTCACCGCGGGACTGTGGATGGGCCCGCCGGCGCTGGCGATGTTCGCCGCGGCCGTCGGCGCTCCGCTGGTCGCCCGCAGGGTCCGCCCGGGCGTGGTCATGGGGGTGACGCTCGCGCTGTCGGTGATCGGGTACGCGCTGCTGGCGACGGCCGGGACGGACGACGCCGCGGCCGTGGTGGCCGGGTTCGCGTTCGTCTACCTCGGCCTGGGGGCGATCGCCGCGCTCGGCACCGACATGGTCGTCGGCGCCGCACCGGCGGCGCGGTCCGGTTCGGCCGCCGCGCTCTCCGAGACGGTCCAGGAACTCGGGATCGCCCTCGGGGTCACCCTGCTGGGCAGCCTCGCCACCGTCGTCTACACCACCCGCGTGGCCGCGCCCACCGGGGTCGCGCCCGAGGACGGCGCCCTGGTCACCGACAGCCTCGCCGGTGCGCTGTCGGTCGCGGACCGGGTGCCCGCCGAGGTCGTGCGCGACGCGCAGGACGCATTCACCACCGGGGTGAACCTCGCCTCGGCCGTCGCGGGCGCGGCCATCGTCGCGGCGTCCGTGCTGTGCTTCGTGGCGCTGCGCCGAGCCCGCCCACTCGGCCAGTAG
- a CDS encoding carbohydrate ABC transporter permease has product MSTNTPVTVRRRNGSGAPAGSGRPGRAGPRRRRTARVHLLMLAPAFLLVIGILVPFVQGVVKSFTNEKAYITNPSFIGLDNYIALFSNERFRTGLLLTLLYVVVVLAVQLPLGLGIAVLLERSTMIRRIGRNILVLPLLIPPIVAGLMWKTMMQPSAGVLNYLLAFAGVGDIPWLTDPSTALLSVVLIDTWAFTPFSALIMLAGLQSMPDYLREAATVDGASRWQAFRYISLPWLAPYIVLVALFRVADSLKQFDFIWPVTRGGPLNSTRLLHVQGYEEAFRFSSPAMAMAIIFVLWIIVYGVSFFLLRLWRRTVNAVE; this is encoded by the coding sequence GCCGCCCGGGCCGCGCCGGCCCGCGGCGCAGGCGGACCGCGCGGGTCCACCTGCTCATGCTGGCCCCGGCGTTCCTGCTGGTCATCGGCATCCTCGTGCCGTTCGTGCAGGGCGTCGTCAAGAGCTTCACCAACGAGAAGGCCTACATCACCAACCCGTCGTTCATCGGGCTGGACAACTACATCGCGCTGTTCTCCAACGAACGGTTCCGCACCGGGCTGCTGCTGACGCTGCTCTACGTCGTCGTGGTGCTCGCGGTGCAGCTGCCGCTCGGGCTCGGGATCGCGGTGCTGCTCGAGCGGTCGACCATGATCCGCCGCATCGGCCGCAACATCCTGGTGCTGCCGCTGCTCATCCCGCCGATCGTCGCCGGGCTGATGTGGAAGACCATGATGCAGCCCAGCGCCGGGGTGTTGAACTACCTGCTCGCCTTCGCCGGCGTGGGCGACATCCCGTGGCTGACCGACCCGTCCACGGCGCTGTTGTCCGTCGTCCTCATCGACACCTGGGCGTTCACCCCGTTCAGCGCGCTGATCATGCTGGCCGGGCTGCAGTCGATGCCCGACTACCTGCGGGAGGCGGCGACGGTCGACGGCGCCTCCCGGTGGCAGGCGTTCCGGTACATCAGCCTGCCGTGGCTGGCGCCGTACATCGTGCTCGTCGCGCTGTTCCGGGTGGCCGACTCGCTCAAGCAGTTCGACTTCATCTGGCCGGTGACCCGGGGCGGGCCGCTGAACTCCACCCGGCTGCTGCACGTGCAGGGCTACGAGGAGGCGTTCCGCTTCTCCAGCCCGGCCATGGCGATGGCCATCATCTTCGTCCTGTGGATCATCGTCTACGGCGTGAGCTTCTTCCTGCTCCGGCTGTGGCGCCGAACTGTCAACGCGGTGGAGTGA
- a CDS encoding multidrug efflux SMR transporter, with product MQLSAWSWLLLAGVIEIAFSQSIKPTDGFTRPAPTLLCVVLGAAAVMALSRAMQAVSVGTAYAVFTGIGAVGAVTLGILISRDPLTPGRLAGLVLIIAGVLVCHVTEPAANGS from the coding sequence ATGCAGCTGAGCGCGTGGTCGTGGCTCCTGCTCGCGGGGGTGATCGAGATCGCCTTCTCGCAGAGCATCAAACCGACGGACGGCTTCACCCGCCCGGCGCCGACGCTGCTCTGCGTCGTCCTCGGGGCCGCCGCCGTCATGGCGCTGTCACGGGCGATGCAGGCCGTGTCGGTCGGCACGGCGTATGCGGTGTTCACCGGCATCGGCGCCGTCGGAGCGGTCACGCTCGGCATCCTCATCAGCCGCGACCCGCTGACGCCGGGTCGGCTCGCCGGTCTCGTCCTGATCATCGCCGGAGTACTCGTCTGCCACGTCACCGAGCCCGCGGCGAACGGATCGTGA
- a CDS encoding carbohydrate ABC transporter permease, with amino-acid sequence MTMRAAGSKAGFTIAFAALTVFLLFPLVWVLLMSFKGYGDVIDYPPKFLFGPTLENYREVLFGGGGGIESTSGEFSGYLLNSIIVSGGAVLLSLLVGVPAAYALSRNRITGGDNLAFTFLSLRFAPELAVIIPLYAIFQQIRLYDSYLGLILAHQLITIPLVIWIVRTFLADVPVEVEEAAEIDGCGQWRVLLSVVAPIIRPGIASAGILAFVFSWNNLLMGLVLSGPNTRPVTVGILQAIGFDQVRWGWMAAAAMIAAVPGMIIAIYLQRHLVRGLTMGVGK; translated from the coding sequence ATGACCATGCGAGCTGCCGGCTCCAAGGCCGGTTTCACCATCGCCTTCGCGGCCCTGACGGTCTTCCTGCTGTTCCCGCTGGTCTGGGTGCTGCTGATGTCGTTCAAGGGCTACGGCGACGTCATCGACTACCCGCCGAAGTTCCTCTTCGGCCCGACGCTGGAGAACTACCGCGAGGTGCTGTTCGGCGGCGGCGGAGGCATCGAGTCGACGTCCGGCGAGTTCAGCGGCTACCTGCTCAACTCGATCATCGTGTCCGGCGGTGCGGTGCTGCTGTCGCTGCTGGTCGGCGTGCCGGCGGCGTACGCGCTGAGCCGGAACCGGATCACCGGCGGCGACAACCTGGCCTTCACGTTCCTGTCGCTGCGCTTCGCCCCCGAGCTGGCGGTGATCATCCCGCTGTACGCGATCTTCCAGCAGATCCGCCTGTACGACAGCTACCTCGGGCTGATCCTGGCGCACCAGCTGATCACCATCCCGCTGGTGATCTGGATCGTGCGGACGTTCCTCGCCGACGTCCCGGTCGAGGTCGAGGAGGCCGCCGAGATCGACGGCTGCGGGCAGTGGCGGGTGCTGCTGTCCGTCGTGGCGCCGATCATCCGGCCGGGCATCGCCAGCGCCGGCATCCTGGCGTTCGTGTTCAGCTGGAACAACCTGCTGATGGGCCTCGTGCTGTCCGGGCCGAACACCCGGCCGGTGACGGTCGGCATCCTGCAGGCCATCGGCTTCGACCAGGTACGGTGGGGCTGGATGGCCGCCGCCGCGATGATCGCGGCCGTGCCCGGCATGATCATCGCCATCTACCTGCAGCGTCACCTGGTCCGTGGCCTCACCATGGGCGTCGGCAAGTAG